The following coding sequences are from one Microbulbifer sp. TB1203 window:
- a CDS encoding thioredoxin family protein, whose protein sequence is MSTVHSVAKTILAAFLLFAAAMASAQDSASGDHVRVRWLAPDTFAADETETIGFYFEVDPGWHVYWRNAGDSGAAPRFDFTAGGAEVGDTRWPFPVRLPIEHLTNLGYEGDVAYLFDVTPVPGARQISLKVNLEWLVCKVECIPGFGTMSLERPLREAANWVGDDLALRDRFAARIPQPGSASPWKMVALSEAGADKVQLTLARESGGMPQIFPLNGGLLTAAEPERRIDGDRLHYTFTRVPGTPLPESTGFVLTDGERAWQLNEVPFGGVPMSRASEPPALWWLLLAAFAGGVILNLMPCVFPVLSIKLFGLVNAGTGTAGRVREGLVYSAGVLATFAVLGALLLVLRAGGTAVGWGFQLQSAPVVLALILLFWLMALSFSGVFEFGHRLMTVAGNSRGGCFATGVLAVFVAAPCTGPFMGAALGAAAVLPAASAMAVFLGLGAGLAAPFLLLCASPGLLNRLPAPGSWMDKLRQLLAFPLYATVIWLLWVLGRLVGESGWLIGTLLLLAVVFALWLGRTFSGAGRAVGTLMAVAAMVTAFGTLRATPEPQTQSLALGSWQAYDRAAIDRARADRRAVFIDYTAAWCITCQVNKKLVLESPAVMDLFETHDVMLVRADWTNHNPEITRALAELGRNSVPVYAWYPPGAGGPELLPQILQERMIAALFEEHTLQLTEDDTP, encoded by the coding sequence GTGTCCACTGTGCACAGTGTCGCAAAAACCATTCTTGCAGCTTTTCTGCTGTTCGCCGCCGCGATGGCCTCCGCCCAGGACAGTGCCAGCGGCGACCATGTGCGCGTGCGCTGGCTGGCGCCTGATACCTTTGCCGCCGATGAAACGGAAACCATCGGTTTTTATTTCGAAGTCGATCCGGGGTGGCACGTTTACTGGCGCAATGCGGGGGATTCCGGCGCCGCGCCGCGCTTCGATTTCACCGCCGGGGGCGCCGAGGTAGGGGATACCCGGTGGCCCTTTCCGGTGCGCCTGCCGATTGAACACCTGACCAACCTCGGCTACGAGGGCGATGTCGCCTACCTTTTCGATGTAACCCCTGTCCCCGGTGCTCGCCAGATTTCCCTGAAAGTGAACCTGGAGTGGCTGGTGTGCAAAGTGGAGTGCATTCCCGGCTTCGGCACCATGAGCCTCGAGCGACCGCTGCGGGAGGCCGCCAACTGGGTCGGCGACGATCTCGCGCTGCGCGATCGCTTTGCAGCGCGCATTCCGCAGCCGGGCTCCGCCAGCCCCTGGAAGATGGTAGCTCTGTCGGAAGCCGGTGCCGATAAGGTACAACTGACGCTGGCCCGGGAGAGCGGTGGCATGCCACAGATTTTCCCGCTGAACGGCGGCCTGCTCACCGCGGCCGAGCCCGAACGGCGCATTGACGGCGATCGGCTTCACTACACCTTTACCCGCGTCCCCGGCACACCATTGCCGGAATCCACGGGCTTCGTACTGACAGACGGCGAGCGCGCCTGGCAATTAAATGAGGTGCCTTTCGGCGGCGTGCCGATGTCCCGCGCGAGTGAACCGCCGGCGCTTTGGTGGCTGTTACTGGCGGCCTTTGCCGGCGGCGTTATCCTGAACCTGATGCCCTGTGTCTTCCCGGTGCTGTCGATCAAGCTGTTCGGCCTGGTCAACGCGGGTACCGGCACGGCCGGCCGGGTGCGTGAGGGGCTGGTCTACAGCGCCGGTGTGCTGGCCACTTTCGCCGTCCTGGGCGCTTTGCTGCTGGTCCTGCGCGCCGGCGGCACCGCGGTGGGCTGGGGGTTCCAGTTGCAGTCGGCGCCGGTGGTGTTGGCGCTGATTCTGTTGTTCTGGCTGATGGCGCTGTCTTTCAGCGGCGTATTTGAATTCGGGCACCGATTGATGACTGTGGCCGGTAACAGTCGCGGCGGCTGTTTCGCCACCGGCGTGCTGGCGGTATTTGTCGCCGCGCCCTGCACCGGCCCCTTTATGGGCGCCGCCCTCGGCGCCGCGGCGGTGCTGCCCGCGGCATCCGCGATGGCGGTGTTTCTCGGTCTCGGCGCCGGGTTGGCCGCGCCCTTCCTGCTGCTCTGCGCCAGCCCCGGGCTGCTGAACCGGCTGCCCGCGCCCGGCTCCTGGATGGACAAACTGCGCCAGCTGCTCGCCTTTCCGCTTTACGCTACGGTCATCTGGCTGCTCTGGGTACTCGGGCGATTGGTGGGGGAAAGCGGCTGGCTGATCGGCACCCTGTTGCTGCTGGCGGTGGTTTTTGCCCTGTGGCTCGGGCGCACGTTTTCCGGGGCGGGCAGGGCGGTCGGCACTCTGATGGCGGTTGCCGCGATGGTGACTGCCTTCGGCACACTGCGCGCGACGCCCGAACCGCAGACACAGTCGCTGGCTCTGGGCAGCTGGCAAGCCTACGACCGCGCCGCCATCGACCGGGCGCGGGCAGACCGACGCGCGGTGTTTATCGATTACACTGCCGCTTGGTGTATCACCTGTCAGGTGAACAAGAAGCTGGTACTGGAGTCGCCGGCGGTGATGGATTTGTTTGAAACCCACGACGTCATGCTGGTGCGCGCGGACTGGACCAACCACAACCCGGAGATCACCCGGGCCCTGGCCGAACTGGGCCGCAATTCGGTTCCGGTGTACGCCTGGTATCCGCCGGGCGCGGGCGGGCCCGAACTTTTGCCACAGATTCTGCAGGAGCGCATGATCGCAGCACTGTTCGAAGAGCACACCCTTCAACTTACAGAGGACGATACGCCATGA
- a CDS encoding IS3 family transposase (programmed frameshift) produces the protein MPRYSTERKASVLKKLLPPENRPIPDVAAEEGISEGTLYNWRQQAKEKGIPVPGSGKQSEDWSAEAKFAVVVETASLSEAALSEYCRSKGLYPEQVQAWRAACIQGTLTDAERRKQEREEARRAKKRIKELEKDLHRKEKALAETTALLVLKKKAECPLGRGQRGRMTPAPERRQLIGWIEEAVAAGARRGRACAEVGISLRTLQRWTAQGAPQEDRRPDAQRPEPHNKLAEEERQAILAACNSPEFASKPPGQIVPTLADRGEYIASESSFYRTLRDADQLHHRGRSKSRKKRKAPATFVAEAPNQVWTWDITYLPSSVKGLYYYLYLVEDIYSRKGVVWEVHESESGEHAAVLIQRAMLREQCFCSPPVLHSDNGAPMKSQTLQTKLYDLGIQASHSRPRVSNDNPYSESLFRTVKYCPRWPSEGFASLDEARQWVERFMHWYNHEHLHSGIKYVTPADRHDGKDVALLSEREKVYKLARERNPSRWSGETRDWTPVGAVALNPQKEEPETKVAA, from the exons ATGCCCCGTTATTCCACAGAACGCAAAGCCTCAGTGTTGAAGAAGCTGCTGCCGCCGGAGAACCGGCCCATCCCGGACGTCGCGGCGGAAGAAGGCATCAGCGAAGGCACCCTGTACAATTGGCGCCAGCAAGCCAAAGAGAAGGGTATACCGGTGCCGGGTAGTGGTAAACAGAGCGAAGATTGGTCGGCGGAAGCCAAGTTCGCGGTCGTCGTTGAAACCGCCAGTCTCAGCGAAGCCGCGCTGAGTGAGTATTGCCGCAGCAAGGGGCTGTACCCGGAGCAGGTACAGGCCTGGAGGGCGGCCTGTATTCAAGGCACGTTGACCGATGCCGAGCGCCGCAAACAGGAGCGGGAAGAGGCGCGGCGGGCCAAGAAGCGCATCAAGGAGTTAGAGAAGGATCTTCACCGAAAGGAAAAGGCCCTCGCGGAAACGACAGCGCTGCTGGTGTTGA AGAAAAAAGCTGAATGCCCTCTGGGGAGAGGACAGCGGGGAAGAATGACCCCGGCCCCGGAGCGGCGTCAACTGATTGGGTGGATAGAAGAGGCTGTGGCTGCGGGTGCCCGCAGAGGCCGGGCCTGTGCGGAGGTTGGGATCAGTCTGCGGACCCTGCAGCGCTGGACTGCCCAGGGGGCGCCGCAAGAAGACCGGCGACCCGATGCACAGAGGCCAGAGCCACACAACAAACTGGCGGAAGAGGAACGGCAGGCGATCCTGGCCGCGTGCAACAGTCCGGAGTTTGCCAGCAAGCCACCGGGCCAGATAGTGCCCACGCTGGCGGACCGCGGCGAGTATATTGCGTCAGAATCGAGCTTCTACCGAACGTTAAGGGATGCGGACCAACTGCATCATCGCGGACGGTCGAAGTCCAGGAAGAAACGCAAGGCCCCCGCCACCTTTGTGGCCGAGGCGCCCAACCAAGTGTGGACCTGGGACATCACCTATTTGCCGTCATCGGTGAAGGGGCTGTATTACTACCTGTATCTGGTGGAAGACATCTATAGCCGTAAGGGCGTGGTCTGGGAAGTACACGAGAGCGAGTCCGGCGAACATGCGGCGGTGCTGATACAGCGGGCTATGCTGCGGGAGCAGTGTTTTTGCAGTCCCCCGGTATTGCACTCCGACAACGGCGCGCCGATGAAGTCGCAGACCTTGCAGACCAAGCTGTACGATCTGGGCATCCAGGCTTCGCACAGTCGCCCACGGGTGAGCAACGATAACCCCTACTCGGAATCGTTGTTCCGCACGGTGAAATACTGTCCACGCTGGCCCTCGGAGGGCTTTGCTTCACTGGACGAGGCGAGGCAGTGGGTAGAGAGATTTATGCACTGGTACAACCACGAGCATCTGCATAGTGGCATCAAGTATGTCACCCCGGCGGACAGGCATGACGGCAAGGATGTGGCCCTATTATCCGAGCGGGAGAAAGTCTACAAGCTGGCGAGGGAAAGAAATCCATCGCGCTGGTCTGGAGAGACAAGGGACTGGACACCGGTTGGTGCAGTGGCCCTAAATCCACAGAAAGAAGAACCAGAAACCAAAGTCGCAGCGTAA
- a CDS encoding protein disulfide oxidoreductase: MRKKWIAALRNLVGFVLMAVLIVSAVGYYQQRDIPTKKAPPLAGRSLEGEYLDLQQMTARGPVLIYFWATWCPYCRVVSPTITDLTTDHQVISVAMQSGSDSEVTEYLQRNDLQFPTINDPNGALSNSWGIRVTPTIVIVDSSGNVSWVTSGATSKWGLKLRMMLTD, encoded by the coding sequence TTGCGGAAAAAATGGATCGCGGCGCTGCGAAATCTGGTCGGCTTTGTGCTGATGGCCGTGCTGATTGTGAGCGCCGTGGGCTACTACCAGCAGCGGGATATTCCCACAAAAAAGGCGCCGCCCCTGGCGGGTAGATCGCTGGAAGGGGAGTATCTGGACCTGCAACAGATGACCGCCCGGGGGCCGGTGCTCATTTATTTCTGGGCCACCTGGTGTCCCTATTGCCGGGTGGTGTCACCAACCATTACCGACCTAACCACCGATCACCAAGTCATCTCCGTGGCCATGCAGTCCGGTAGCGACAGCGAAGTGACTGAGTACCTGCAGCGTAACGATTTGCAGTTTCCCACCATCAACGACCCCAATGGAGCGCTCAGCAACAGCTGGGGTATCCGCGTAACCCCGACCATTGTGATTGTCGACAGCAGTGGCAATGTCAGCTGGGTAACATCCGGAGCTACCTCCAAATGGGGTCTGAAGCTGCGTATGATGCTGACTGACTGA
- a CDS encoding thioredoxin family protein, with the protein MRIKGKQLIRSLLLPLVFAAPTLALAVATPGEKAPAFSEVDAQGKTHSLADYEGQWLVIEWFNKDCPYVKKHYGSGNMQALQKKYTGRDAKWLTVISSAKGKQGYLEPAQALEVAESHGLNASAPFLLDADGNMGRAYGAKTTPHMFVINPEGKVVYAGAIDDNDSANPAVIPDSRNYVAAALDASLGGEAVAVASSRAYGCSVKY; encoded by the coding sequence ATGAGAATAAAAGGAAAGCAACTGATCCGCAGCCTTCTGCTGCCACTGGTCTTCGCCGCGCCCACCCTGGCGCTGGCGGTAGCGACACCCGGGGAGAAAGCCCCGGCCTTTTCCGAAGTCGACGCCCAGGGCAAAACCCACTCGCTGGCCGACTACGAGGGCCAATGGCTGGTCATCGAGTGGTTCAACAAGGATTGCCCCTACGTGAAAAAGCACTACGGCAGCGGCAATATGCAGGCCCTACAGAAAAAATACACCGGGCGGGACGCCAAGTGGCTGACGGTGATCTCCTCCGCCAAGGGCAAACAGGGCTATCTGGAGCCGGCCCAGGCCCTCGAAGTAGCCGAAAGCCACGGACTGAATGCCAGCGCGCCCTTCCTGCTGGACGCCGACGGCAACATGGGCCGCGCCTACGGTGCCAAGACCACGCCGCATATGTTTGTGATCAACCCGGAGGGCAAAGTGGTTTACGCCGGCGCCATCGATGACAACGATTCCGCAAATCCGGCGGTGATTCCGGATTCCAGGAACTACGTCGCCGCCGCGCTGGATGCCTCGCTGGGTGGTGAAGCCGTTGCCGTCGCCTCGTCCCGCGCCTACGGCTGCAGCGTCAAGTACTGA
- the nagX gene encoding transmembrane glucosamine N-acetyltransferase NagX gives MTNQKQRLASVDALRGFDMFWIIGGEALFLPLLTLTGWSLFAFGHGQMQHTNWHGFSFYDLIFPLFIFLSGVTLGLANKSLRGLPMEQRKPIYRKAVKRLLVLILLGIVYNHAWGMGIPTDLGEIRYASVLARIGFAWFFAALIAWHCGIRTQYAITAGILLGYWMLQASFGPLTPTSSINSWFDQHLLPGITYRNQPYDPEGILSTIPAIANALFGVFAGRWLRQQQGQNKKILGGLAIGGTACLLLGLLWHLVYPINKPLWTGSFVLITSACSLLLLALFYLIVDVWHWRVFTLFFSVIGMNAILVYLGTSLIDWSYSSKSLFGGIAAALPEAAGVLVIVCGVILLQWVVLRWLYRREIFISP, from the coding sequence ATGACCAACCAAAAACAACGCCTCGCCTCGGTAGACGCCCTGCGCGGCTTCGATATGTTCTGGATTATCGGCGGCGAAGCCCTGTTCCTGCCGCTGCTCACCCTTACCGGCTGGTCGCTATTCGCCTTTGGCCACGGGCAGATGCAACATACGAACTGGCACGGCTTCAGCTTTTACGACCTGATTTTCCCGCTATTTATTTTCCTGTCTGGCGTAACCCTCGGCCTCGCCAACAAATCCCTGCGCGGCCTGCCGATGGAACAGCGCAAGCCGATATACCGAAAGGCAGTCAAGCGCCTGCTGGTGCTGATTCTGTTGGGCATCGTCTACAACCACGCCTGGGGCATGGGCATTCCCACGGACCTGGGGGAAATCCGCTACGCCAGTGTTCTCGCCCGTATCGGATTCGCCTGGTTCTTTGCCGCCCTGATTGCCTGGCACTGCGGCATCCGCACCCAATACGCCATCACCGCCGGCATACTGCTGGGCTATTGGATGCTGCAGGCCAGCTTCGGCCCGCTGACCCCAACCAGCTCCATCAACAGTTGGTTCGACCAGCACCTGCTGCCGGGCATCACCTACCGCAACCAACCCTATGACCCAGAAGGCATACTCTCCACCATCCCCGCCATCGCAAACGCCCTGTTCGGCGTCTTCGCAGGCCGCTGGCTGCGCCAGCAACAGGGGCAGAACAAGAAAATCCTCGGCGGGCTGGCAATCGGCGGCACCGCCTGCCTGTTGCTCGGGCTACTGTGGCATTTGGTCTACCCCATCAACAAACCCCTCTGGACCGGCTCCTTCGTACTGATCACCAGCGCCTGCAGCCTGCTATTGCTGGCACTTTTCTACCTGATCGTGGACGTATGGCACTGGCGGGTCTTTACCCTTTTCTTCTCAGTGATTGGAATGAATGCAATCCTGGTCTACCTGGGTACCAGCCTGATCGACTGGAGCTACAGCAGCAAAAGCCTGTTCGGCGGCATAGCCGCCGCCCTGCCGGAAGCGGCGGGGGTCCTGGTAATAGTCTGCGGGGTGATTCTGTTGCAGTGGGTGGTGTTGCGGTGGTTGTATAGGCGGGAGATTTTTATTAGTCCCTGA